A region of the Pantoea alfalfae genome:
CCTGAAGGAAGTACTGGCGATAAGTTTAGCGGCGGATCAATAACGTTGCGCTGAAACGGGGAGACTGACTCCCCGTATATCAGGCCTGCATGGCATTGCGGACGCGTTGCAAATCGTCTGGCGTATCCACACCCACGCTGGGAATGGTTTTTGCTACGGCGACATGAATTTTTTCGCCGTACCATAAAACACGCAGTTGCTCGAGCAGCTCAATCTGTTCAAGAGGACAAGGTGCCCAGGCAACATAGCGGCGAATAAAACCGGCACGGTAGGCATAGATACCAATGTGACGAAGTAGCGTATCGCCAATCTGCTCGCGTGAGGCAGCATAGCGTTCCCGATCCCAGGGAATGGTGGCCCGTGAGAAATAGAGCGCATAGCCATTCGCATCCATGACCACCTTCACCGCGTTCGGATTAAAGGCTTCTTCCACATCGGTTATTGGCACCGCCAGCGTTGCCATCCCGGCCGCTGAGCCCGCCAGATTGGTCGCCACCTGGCGCACAATCTCTGCCGGGATCATCGGCTCATCACCCTGCACATTGACGATGATTTCGTCATCTGCAAACTGATATTTTTCGATCACTTCCGCCAGCCGCTCCGTGCCGGACTGGTGATCGACGCGGGTCATGCAGACTTCACCGCCTGCCGCCTCCACTGCTCTGGCGACGTCAGGATGATCGGTAGCAACAATGACCCGACTGGCACCCGATTCACGGGCGCGTTCCATCACATGCACCACCATCGGTTTACCGTGAATATCGAGCAGCGGCTTGCCGGGTAACCGGGTTGACGCATAGCGCGCAGGAATGATGGCAGTGAAACTCATGGATGAATCTCTTCAACTGACAGAGTACGGGCTTCGGTTTCCAGCAGCACCGGAATACCATCCCGAACCGGGAAGGCCAGGCCATCAGGCTTGCAGATCAGCTCCTGCTGAGCATTGTTGAAGTAAAGTTTGCCATTGCACACCGGGCAGGCAACGATTTCGAGTAAACGATGATCCATATGTCCTCCATCAGGAACCGAATGCTTAAGGCATCAAGCATACCATAGCGCAGCGCAGGCGGGATGGGGTAAAACGCCTTCCCGCAGCGGCTGCCGCAAAATTGATTAATCCAGCCGCCACTGGGCTGGCCAGTGATCGTTGAGTGCATCGGGTGCCTGCAGAATAGCGACGCTTTCTGCTCCCTGCCAGACCGCGAAGCGCTCAATTGCACGCCGGATATCCACCACAAAGCGCGCCGTGATGCGGGTCGTCTCTTCCAGCCAGAGTTTTTTAATCTCCAGCTGTTTTGCCTGACGCAGCATACGGGCATCGAGCCGTCCTTTTATCTGACCACGATGAAGGATGGGCAAAACGAAATAGCCAAATTTACGCTTCTCCTCGGGGGTGTAACACTCGATACGATAGTCAAAACTGAACAGCTCCCGCGCACGCTTGCGATCCCAGACTACCGGATCAAACGGGGACAGCAGCGCGCTGTGCGTCGCCTGCAGCGGTGTCTCCAGTAATGGCAGGTAGTCACGATGCAGCCACATCTCACCCAGCCCCTCTGTATCGACGGCGACCAGATCGCCCGCGGCCTGGGCATCAGCGATAAAGTCGTTCAGGGGTGCCCGTTTAAGGCGATAGTAGTCCGGCAGCCAGGCCGCGCGGAAAATCCCTAAGCTACGGGCGCTGTTCATCAGCATCTGTCGGGTGGCCTCGGCTTCGCTGATGCCATGCACCGCATCCTGCCAGTCGGGCATGACGCGGCTGCGCAGATCATAGACACGCTGAAAGTTACGGCGTTCCGCGACCATCAGCTCACCGGCGCTAAACAGATTTTCCAGATGGCGTTTGTGTGGTTTCCATGCCCACCAGCCCGACTTCGGGTTATCGGCATGGGTGAAATCGGCGGCGCGCACCGGGCCGTTTTGCTGAATCAGCTGCAGTAATTCGGTAATCGCCTGCTGGTGGTCAGCAACCCATTGCGCATTGTATTTCCAGCCCAGACGTTCAGGAGAGAGCATGCGATGACGAAGCAGTCTGTAATCGGCGCGGGGAATAAAGCAGGCTTCGTGCGCCCAGTACTCGAAGAGTTCGCCCTGGGCCAGCGCCTGTTCCAGCCATGCCTGAGGATAGTTCCCCAGGCGACTGAACAGCACCAGATAAGGACTGCGTGCCACCACATGAATGGTATCAATTTGCAGCAGTGACATGCGGGAGATGCAGCTAATCAGATCCTGATAAACCGCGCGTTTTGCCGGAGGGCGCAGCAGGCCCTGCGCGGCGAGATGAAGATGACGTGCTTGCTGTAACGAAAGTGAATGCGGGGTGTTCATCCTCTTCCTTATCAGGCTTCACCTGAATGGGTGCGGCTATCAGAGCCGGCGACGGCAGCGTTGTTCAATATCGTCCAGTAACGGCGTTACGGCTTTACCGGTTAAATGGGCGTCCACCGGCAGATACCACCAGTCAGGCTGCGCAAAGTGACGGCATTTCACTGCGTCCTTTTCAGTCATTAATAGCTGCTGACCCGGCTGTAATAATCGTGTCAGCTCATCTTCACTGTAGGCGTGATGATCGGCAAAGGCGATCTCTGCAACCGGCGTAATACCCTGCT
Encoded here:
- a CDS encoding winged helix-turn-helix domain-containing protein, with the protein product MNTPHSLSLQQARHLHLAAQGLLRPPAKRAVYQDLISCISRMSLLQIDTIHVVARSPYLVLFSRLGNYPQAWLEQALAQGELFEYWAHEACFIPRADYRLLRHRMLSPERLGWKYNAQWVADHQQAITELLQLIQQNGPVRAADFTHADNPKSGWWAWKPHKRHLENLFSAGELMVAERRNFQRVYDLRSRVMPDWQDAVHGISEAEATRQMLMNSARSLGIFRAAWLPDYYRLKRAPLNDFIADAQAAGDLVAVDTEGLGEMWLHRDYLPLLETPLQATHSALLSPFDPVVWDRKRARELFSFDYRIECYTPEEKRKFGYFVLPILHRGQIKGRLDARMLRQAKQLEIKKLWLEETTRITARFVVDIRRAIERFAVWQGAESVAILQAPDALNDHWPAQWRLD
- a CDS encoding Trm112 family protein; its protein translation is MDHRLLEIVACPVCNGKLYFNNAQQELICKPDGLAFPVRDGIPVLLETEARTLSVEEIHP
- the kdsB gene encoding 3-deoxy-manno-octulosonate cytidylyltransferase, with the protein product MSFTAIIPARYASTRLPGKPLLDIHGKPMVVHVMERARESGASRVIVATDHPDVARAVEAAGGEVCMTRVDHQSGTERLAEVIEKYQFADDEIIVNVQGDEPMIPAEIVRQVATNLAGSAAGMATLAVPITDVEEAFNPNAVKVVMDANGYALYFSRATIPWDRERYAASREQIGDTLLRHIGIYAYRAGFIRRYVAWAPCPLEQIELLEQLRVLWYGEKIHVAVAKTIPSVGVDTPDDLQRVRNAMQA